Genomic window (Chryseobacterium sp. H1D6B):
TCTTCTTTTAGAAACATGACGAAGATGCTCTGTTCATTCAAAACAATAGATACTGCATTTTCATTCGAAAACTGTTCATTGACAGCAAATCCGAGTTTTGTCCAAAACGTTCTTGTTTTTGCAACGTCTTTTACTGGAAGATTTACATAGATCTGATTGATTTTCATTTTGTAATTTTTAGTGTTAAACTTTAAATCAAAATTACCCCGTTGGTATGAAAATCAACTTGCCATAAGACAAGATTTAATTTTTCTTTGGATGGGAAACCAATTCTTTGCGGATTCTGCTTAAAGAAGTGTCTGTAACTCCTAGGTAGGAAGCAATTTGTTTTAAAGGAGCATACTGCACCACTTGAGATTTCTGCTGTAAAAGATTAAGATAACGTTTGGTAGCAGAAAGCGTAAACATTTCTACTGAACGCTGTTTGTAGGCAAAAAGCTCCTGAGACATCCAGGATCTTCCCCATTCTCTGAGATTCGGGATTTTGTGAAACAGATCCTGAAAAGTATCATAATCCAGTTTCAAACATTCACAGTCTGTAATACACATGATGTTTTCCTGGGTAGGAATTCTTTGAAAGAGAGATAAAACTTCTATAATAATTTCATTCTCCGCGAAGAAATGCGTAGTTACTTCATTGCCGTTAAAATCATTTACAAATGATCTTGCCAGACCTTTTTCCAAAATGTAATAGCCGTCAGCTGTTTTTCCTTCTTCAAGAATAAAATCACCTTTTTGAAACATTACTTTTTCATGAGCCTGAAATATTTCATCAAGCTCTTCATGCATGAAAAAAGGAAAATCATAACAAATCTCTAAGGCTTTATTATTCATCAGATCAATACTTTTTGAGAATTTAAAAATAGATTTTTTTCTTGGAAGTGATGAAAAAAGTTTACAAGAATGTAAAATAAACTTACTACCAATTATTTGGCTGTTTTAATGAACTTC
Coding sequences:
- a CDS encoding Crp/Fnr family transcriptional regulator, whose product is MNNKALEICYDFPFFMHEELDEIFQAHEKVMFQKGDFILEEGKTADGYYILEKGLARSFVNDFNGNEVTTHFFAENEIIIEVLSLFQRIPTQENIMCITDCECLKLDYDTFQDLFHKIPNLREWGRSWMSQELFAYKQRSVEMFTLSATKRYLNLLQQKSQVVQYAPLKQIASYLGVTDTSLSRIRKELVSHPKKN